From Lewinellaceae bacterium:
TGGTGGCAATGCCGGCTTCCTCGCTGACCAGTACATTTTTCACTTCTGCGCCGCGGAAGTCGGTGAGGTTGCCCACAAAGGCCTCTTCGAAGGCACGGCAGGCCTTCTTTCCCTGGCGGGCAGGGGTGTCGTTGTCCTGCATGACGACGCCGTCGGCGTAAAATTTGTCGAACGCCGGGAGGATTTCCCCTTTGAGGATCATGTTGTTCAGTTGCTCTACGCTTTCTTTAATGGATGCCATTTTAGGTTAATTTTTGGTTTTTAAATGCTTAATGATGTTTAAACATTGAAATGGCAAAATGGTTCGAATGGTTACTCTTCTGTCCTGAATTTATCCAGCTCTTTCAGCAAAATAAGTTTGAAGGCGCGTGCATCGTCCAGCACAAACAGGTCGTATCTGCCCTCCTTGACCTGAATGCGCAAGCCGTTTTTGGCGAGGTTGAAAACCAGGCATTCCTTACAACCTGCCTGTACGGGCGTAAGCTGCCAAACATATTGATTTCCACCAGTCAGAGACTAGCTTATTGTGCCGCATCGCGTCTTGTAGATTTATCCGGCTGGCCAGACGGACGCTCGCGAACGCTACGACTTTATTTACCAGTTGTGCTAGTTTTTTCAAAGCCCCGGAATTTGGGCATCTGGGAGGCTGCACCTCCTTTAGGAGGCCGGGAGGCGGCGCGAGGGATGCCCAAATCCCGGGCATCGGAAAATTTAATTAGCACAATTGGCAATAAATATGTCCGACTATTTATATCGTACATGCTCCTACTGGTTTCATGGCTTCCCTACCCCAACTCCCTGAACCGCTCCAGAAACTCCGCTTTGCAACGTTTGCTGATGGGAATCTCCTGCTTTCCAATCCAGAGCTCCCCGCCATCAACGCGCTCCACTTTATGGAGTTGCACGATGAAAGAGCGGTGCGTCTGAAAAAAATCCGCCGCAGGCAATTGGGCCATCACCTCCTTCATGGCCATCAATATGGTGTAGCTGCGGCCCGGAGTGTGGATGCGGATGTAATTCTGCATGGCCTCGATGAAGGAAATATCCGCTATGCGAACCTTCACCAGGCTGGCGCCTTCCTTCAGGACCAGGAATTTTTCTGCCGGCTCGGATTCCTGTTCTACCCGCCTTAGGGCCTTATTGACCGCCTGCAAAAACCGCTCGAACGGGATGGGCTTGACCAGATAGTCCACCACATTGAATTCGAAGCTCTCCAGCGCGTGTTCAGGGTAGGCAGTGGTAAAGATCACCGGCGGGTGATTTTTGACGACCCGCAACAATTCCAGGCCGTTCAGGAAGGGCATGTTGATGTCCAGAAAAAGGAGGCCAACTTCGTGATCGGCGAGGTAGGCCTTGGCTTCCATGCCGTTTTTGAATGCCCGGGCCAGTTCCAATTCGTCCACTTTTTCAATGTAGGCGCTCATGGCCCTCCGGGCAATGGCCTCGTCGTCGACGACGATACATTTCAGCTTTTTCATCACAATGCTTTTAGCGGCAAAGATAGCTTTGCTTCAAACCGGCCCGGCCCGTTTTTCAATGCCAGCTGATAATCAACGCCGTACAGCAACTGCAACCTGCTCCGTACGTTCTCCAATCCAATGCCCCCCACTTCAGAAATCCTGGGGGCATTGGCATCCACGGTATTAACGCATTCAAAGAAAAGCCTTTTGCCTTCCATTTCCAGCCGGACGGTGATCTTATTGTCCTCTTTTGCCGGATGGTGGCTGATGTATTTGAACGCATTTTCAATGAAGGGGGTGAAGAGTAGCGGCGCTATGAGCCATTCTCCCTCCTCTTCACCGGAGAAGGAAACCTCGACGACGGCATCTTCATCGACCCGCACTTCCTGTAAGGCGATGTACTGCCGCAGGTAGGCGATCTCTTTCTCCAGCGGCACAAACCGCTCCGAACTTTCGTACAGTTGGTAGCGGAGCGCGTTGGAAAGGTTCCACACCAGCCCTTTGGCCCGGGGCGGGTCAAAATCGATGAGGTGGTAAACGCTATTCAGCCCGTTGAATAAGGTGTGCGGATGAATCTGAGCTTTCAAAAATTTCAGCTCTGCCTCCAGCTTTTCCCGTTGCAGTTGCTGCTCCCTTTCGTGTTGCTGTTGCCGGTCGAACGGGATGCGGTAGACGAAGGCGATGATGTAGTAAAAGAGGTTGATGGGAAGGATGTAGATCATGCCTTCCAGGAGGCGCTCCGGCCAGGTAAGGCCTTTAGTCTCCAGATAGGCCCGGTTTTGGTAAAGCGCTCCAACGTACTGGTCCGCCTGCATTTCCACCAGGGAAATGGCCATCAGAAAAAGCGTGCTGTACGCATAGAACTCCCTCTTTCGGTGCGTGTTGAAAAACCGGGGAATCAGATAGAAACTGGTGAAGTAGAAAACCACCGCATTGGTAGCCGCCCCGTAAAGCTGAGGGATCAGCGTGTCGTATTTGGACGAAACGGCCCATCCCCAGGTGAGGCTGGAGTTCCTCAGGAAGAGGATGGCGAGTATCCAGATGGATAGGTGCTTAAAAATAACCAGCAATTTGTTCCAGTTCATATTCAGCTTTGGTAATGAGCCTGCGCCTGCTAAGAGCGTGTTGGGATTTTATCCTTCGCGCTGAAATCGCCACTTTTTCGATTATACTGCGTTGCAGAACCGGGCTTCGCAGCGCTGCTACGATCCCGAACCTGCGCCTTGTCTAAGGCACGACGAAAGAATAAACTGTCCATTCTGGCTTGTCCTTTTTGCGCCATGCTGCGTTGCTCATCACTCAGGTAGCTTTGGCTATCCTCATTCTTCGCGCCTTGCCTGGCACAAAAATTACTGCCCCATAATTGAACACTTTATTCTTTCCTCGTGCCTAAGCAAAAAACTGACTGATTTTGCCATGGGCATCCCTTCGGGGCATCATCAAAAATAAATTCCCAACACGCTCTAAGATAAAAACAATCCAGGCCCCCGGCATCCGCATTTGACGAACCGCCCTTCTCGCTTGATAAGCGGGCGCACTCCCCTACCCCATCAATTGGCCTGTAGCCTTCGCCAATCAAATTTTCAACCTCCGGGAAAGGCGCTGATCTTGCCGGAAAAATACAAAGATCATGAATAAAAAAGTTTTATTGCTGCTGGTTTGCCTTTTTGCAGTTCGCCTTTGTCAGGCTCAAACCCCCTCCACCCGGGCCATCATTGACGAATACGCCCTTACCCTGCCGGAGCAGGCGGAAATTGCCATTGGCATCATCCAACCGGATACGGTTTACAGGCTGGGCTTTCTGATCAAAGGCGGGAAGGCAATGCCCATCGACAACAGCCAACGCGTATTTGAGATCGGATCCATCACCAAAACCTTCACCGGGGCCTTATTGATGGATCAGGTGAGCAGAGGGAATATGAAGCTGGACGACCCCATCGCCGGCTATCTGCCGGCGCGTGATAAGATTAAAAGCGAAAAAGCCAGGCTGGTTACCTTAAAACAACTCCTCACCCATACCTCCGGATTGAGCAACGGCCCGGCGAGTTTTATCCTGCCCTATGTGCGGGCCAAACTTTTTTCCGCCGACAACCCGCACCGCTACATCAAATGGAAGCACTACCGCAAATACCTGCGCAACGAAAAGCTGGACTTCAAGCCCGGAGAGCAATGGGCGTACAACAACTGCGGCTTTTCCCTGCTGGGGCACCTCGTTGCTGAGCAAGAACACCTGCCCTGGGAAGAGTTGGTAGAACAACGCCTGTTCGCCCCGCTGGGCATGCATCATTCCTATGCTACGGGCGAAGGAGTCCCTCCCGGGTTGCTGGTACAGGGCTACGATGATGCCGGGAAGCCGGCGGGCCTATGGGACATGGATTTCATCAACCCGGCGGGTTCCATCAAATCATGTATGGACGATATGTTGTTGTGGATTTCGGCTCACCTGCATGCCGCGGAGGGCAGCTTATTTGATGCCATGAAACAGCGCTACGACATCCCCACCGGCTGGGACGGCAACTTCATGGGCAACGCCTGGATACACCGGGTGAAAGACACCGGGCACATCATCTGGCACGGGGGCGCTACCGGCGCCTATCGCGCCTTCGCCGCTTTTGACGATGATCAGAAAACGGGAGTAGTTATCCTAACCAACTTCAGCTCGCACCATCCGAATATGAAGGATGAGGAAGTGAAGAGCATGATCCGGCAATACGGGTTTCGCATAATGGAATCGCTCAGGGCAGCGGGGCAGGAAGCTGGCTGTTTGGAAAAATTATTGTCGGGTGAATAGTGCATCAAGGGCCATGTATCACTCATACCTCAGTGCTTCGACCGGGTTCCCCCTTGCCGTCTTGACCGACTGCCAGCTCACCGACAGCCACGCCAGCGCCAGCGCCAGCGCCGCCGCCAGCAGGAACCAGGCCGGGTTGATGGCCACGTGGAAGGCAAAGCCCTGCAGCCAGCGCTGCATCAGCAGGTAGGCGATGGGCGCGGCGATGACGCTGGCCAGCAGCACCATCATCGTGATCGGCTTATTCAACGTAAAGACGAGCTGAGCCACGCTGGCGCCCAAAACTTTGCGCACTCCAATTTCCTTAGTTCGCCGGACGGTAGTAAGGGTAGCGATGCCGAACAGGCCCAGGCAGGCGATCAGGATAGCCAGGCCGGTGGCCCAAAACAGGACGGTGCTCAGGTGCTGCTCGGCGCGGTACTGGGCGTCCAGGGCATCGTTGAGGAAGGTGAAATCGAAAGGCTGCCCGGGAGCTACCTTGTTCCAGGCTTGTTTAATGGTTTCCAGCGTGGCCGGCACATCGCCGCCCGCCAGGCGAAGCGCGAGCTTGGGAATCGGCAGGTCTCCGTAATTGACATCGCTGACTACCTGGTATAAACTGGTAGGGTTCATGCCCATCATCAACGGGCCGATTTCCGTATGCAGGGAGTGGAAGTGAAAATCCTTCAGGATGCCGATCAGTTGGAAGCCTTCAAAGGGCGGTGGCAACTGCTGCCCCACCAGGTCCCCCCAGCCGAAGGCGCCGGCCATGGACTCATTGACCACCACGGCCTTTTCCCGGTCGCTCGGAATGTCTGCGGAGAAGCTACGGCCTGCCGCCAGCCCGATGCCCATGGTTTCCAGATAGTTTTCGCTCACAGCGTTGTAACTGAAGTCGCGGTATTGTTGGGAGGAAGGGTCCGTGTAGCCGAGCGTAGTCCAGCCGGGAAACCCTAAGGCGTGGGCCGAAGCCGCGACGCCCAGCACTTTCGGCTCGCCATCGAGTTCCTGCCGCAGCCGGCTTTCCACTTCCCGCCCGTCGGCGAATATGGCGGCCGTGCCATAATCGGCAGTGGGCGCCGCCTGATACGGCAGAATGACCACCTGTTCTTTATCAAATCCCAGGTTCTTTTGTTGCAGGTACTGCAGTTGGAAGGCCATCACCATGGTGCAGATGATGAGACAAAGGGAAAGCACAAACTGGAAGCTCACCAGCCCGCGCAGCAGCATCTGCCGGCCCCGCCCCAGCCTCGTAATCCCTCCCTTGATGGCCCGCAGGGGCGAAAAGCCGGAAACGATCAGGGCGGGGTAAGCGCCGGCCAGCAGGCCGAGGGCCAGCCCTCCGCTTAAAAAGAGGCCCAGGCTGGAAAGGGTGTACGGGATGGATAAACTTTTTCCGGTGATTAAATTAAAAGCCGGCAGGCACAATTGCGCCATCAACACGCCCACCACCACCGCCAGCAGCGTCACGACCGCCGATTCGCTCCAGAACTGCTGCATCAGCTGCCGGCGCAACGCCCCCGCCACCCGGCGGATGCCCACTTCCTTCGCTCTGGAAACGGAACGGCCGATGGCCAGGATAACGAAGTTGACCACCCCCAGCAACAAAACGAGCAAAGCGATGCCGCTGAGGATCATGGGATACCGGTGGTCGCTCACCGCCGCTATGCCCTGAGGATAGTCGTTGTTAAGGTGAATATCGGCCAGAGGCTGCAGGCCCACCACATATTCTCCGGCCTTATAAATCCTTACTACCTGTTTATCGATCACCGGCGCCAGTTTCTCCTGTAAAACCCCGGCGTCCACGCCTTCTTTGAGCAACACATAGGTCTCCGGGTATACAAACGTCCAGCTGGTGAGCGCCCGGTCAGAGAACAGGGTTTTCATATTTTCATAAGGGATGAGCATGTTGTACTGTATGCTCGAATTGGCCGGCGCCTCCCTGATAATACCGGAAACCGTAAACTCCTCCCATTGTCCACTGAGTTGGACGGACAGCGTTTGCCCCAGAGCGGGGCCCGCCCCAAAGTATTTTCGGGCGGCGGCAGGGGTAAGCACCACCTTGCGCAGCCCTTCCAGGGCATCCTTTGGGTCGCCTTCCAGCAGCTCAAAATCAAAAACCTCCAGCACAGAAGGCGTGATGACATGCATCTGCTCCTGGCTGACCTCGCTGCCTTTCTTCACCAGGTTGTTTACCTGAATGTACTGCACGGTTTTTTCCACTTCCGGGAAGTTGTCCTCCAATACGCCCGCCAGCACCACCGGCGTAACGGTATTGAAAAACACTTCCCCCTGGTAGTGCTCCTTGACCCACACCCGGCATATCCGGTCCTTTTTGCTGTGAAAGCTATCGAAGGACCATTCCTCCCGGGCGTACAGGCCGAGCAGCAGGGCCACCGCCACCCCGATGCCCAGGCCCAGGATGTTGATGGTGGAATAGCGCTTTTCTCTCAAGAGGTTTCGGAGGGCGATTTTGAG
This genomic window contains:
- a CDS encoding response regulator transcription factor, which encodes MKKLKCIVVDDEAIARRAMSAYIEKVDELELARAFKNGMEAKAYLADHEVGLLFLDINMPFLNGLELLRVVKNHPPVIFTTAYPEHALESFEFNVVDYLVKPIPFERFLQAVNKALRRVEQESEPAEKFLVLKEGASLVKVRIADISFIEAMQNYIRIHTPGRSYTILMAMKEVMAQLPAADFFQTHRSFIVQLHKVERVDGGELWIGKQEIPISKRCKAEFLERFRELG
- a CDS encoding nuclear transport factor 2 family protein; protein product: MASIKESVEQLNNMILKGEILPAFDKFYADGVVMQDNDTPARQGKKACRAFEEAFVGNLTDFRGAEVKNVLVSEEAGIATIEWHFDYTHKEWGVRNYTQVAVQRWKDGKIVNENFLYKG
- a CDS encoding histidine kinase, with protein sequence MNWNKLLVIFKHLSIWILAILFLRNSSLTWGWAVSSKYDTLIPQLYGAATNAVVFYFTSFYLIPRFFNTHRKREFYAYSTLFLMAISLVEMQADQYVGALYQNRAYLETKGLTWPERLLEGMIYILPINLFYYIIAFVYRIPFDRQQQHEREQQLQREKLEAELKFLKAQIHPHTLFNGLNSVYHLIDFDPPRAKGLVWNLSNALRYQLYESSERFVPLEKEIAYLRQYIALQEVRVDEDAVVEVSFSGEEEGEWLIAPLLFTPFIENAFKYISHHPAKEDNKITVRLEMEGKRLFFECVNTVDANAPRISEVGGIGLENVRSRLQLLYGVDYQLALKNGPGRFEAKLSLPLKAL
- a CDS encoding ABC transporter permease, with the protein product MLKNYLKIALRNLLREKRYSTINILGLGIGVAVALLLGLYAREEWSFDSFHSKKDRICRVWVKEHYQGEVFFNTVTPVVLAGVLEDNFPEVEKTVQYIQVNNLVKKGSEVSQEQMHVITPSVLEVFDFELLEGDPKDALEGLRKVVLTPAAARKYFGAGPALGQTLSVQLSGQWEEFTVSGIIREAPANSSIQYNMLIPYENMKTLFSDRALTSWTFVYPETYVLLKEGVDAGVLQEKLAPVIDKQVVRIYKAGEYVVGLQPLADIHLNNDYPQGIAAVSDHRYPMILSGIALLVLLLGVVNFVILAIGRSVSRAKEVGIRRVAGALRRQLMQQFWSESAVVTLLAVVVGVLMAQLCLPAFNLITGKSLSIPYTLSSLGLFLSGGLALGLLAGAYPALIVSGFSPLRAIKGGITRLGRGRQMLLRGLVSFQFVLSLCLIICTMVMAFQLQYLQQKNLGFDKEQVVILPYQAAPTADYGTAAIFADGREVESRLRQELDGEPKVLGVAASAHALGFPGWTTLGYTDPSSQQYRDFSYNAVSENYLETMGIGLAAGRSFSADIPSDREKAVVVNESMAGAFGWGDLVGQQLPPPFEGFQLIGILKDFHFHSLHTEIGPLMMGMNPTSLYQVVSDVNYGDLPIPKLALRLAGGDVPATLETIKQAWNKVAPGQPFDFTFLNDALDAQYRAEQHLSTVLFWATGLAILIACLGLFGIATLTTVRRTKEIGVRKVLGASVAQLVFTLNKPITMMVLLASVIAAPIAYLLMQRWLQGFAFHVAINPAWFLLAAALALALAWLSVSWQSVKTARGNPVEALRYE
- a CDS encoding beta-lactamase family protein, with amino-acid sequence MNKKVLLLLVCLFAVRLCQAQTPSTRAIIDEYALTLPEQAEIAIGIIQPDTVYRLGFLIKGGKAMPIDNSQRVFEIGSITKTFTGALLMDQVSRGNMKLDDPIAGYLPARDKIKSEKARLVTLKQLLTHTSGLSNGPASFILPYVRAKLFSADNPHRYIKWKHYRKYLRNEKLDFKPGEQWAYNNCGFSLLGHLVAEQEHLPWEELVEQRLFAPLGMHHSYATGEGVPPGLLVQGYDDAGKPAGLWDMDFINPAGSIKSCMDDMLLWISAHLHAAEGSLFDAMKQRYDIPTGWDGNFMGNAWIHRVKDTGHIIWHGGATGAYRAFAAFDDDQKTGVVILTNFSSHHPNMKDEEVKSMIRQYGFRIMESLRAAGQEAGCLEKLLSGE